A region of Takifugu flavidus isolate HTHZ2018 unplaced genomic scaffold, ASM371156v2 ctg464, whole genome shotgun sequence DNA encodes the following proteins:
- the LOC130520637 gene encoding zinc-alpha-2-glycoprotein-like isoform X1 — protein sequence MNICLLFWILLPAAECGSHSLEFLSTGRVQPGSGPHFEQVTEFDGVVISHCDSGTQQEHFKPVLESHNLPGTCEVALNDAFGALKEISKFTNHTLYVQRRRGCITSDERLESAFDNWAVNGEGFIQFDAGAQKWKALSPSAEMIKDSWNSRESRNDFFGQFINEECLEMIHQIKLREAEKRTDLRVFANPVNRTKALLKCHVTSTDKSVRSVSLTEDGAPKANWITVTGPLPSGDGSVILILTAEVPLIHTNIYGCVVQTEDRTITVMWDGNTLDGREILSTSVSWTQILSCVLFLCVLFLIGTTALVLKCISKYHYSKCNI from the exons atgaacatttgtcttctgttttggatcctgctcccagcagcagaatgcg gttcccattctcttgagttcttgtctacaggacgtgttcagcctggatctgggccccattttgaacaagttacagagtttgatggagttgtgatctctcactgtgacagtgggacacaacaagaacacttcaaacccgtcctggaatcccacaacttacctgggacctgtGAGGTGGCCCTTAATGATGCTTTTGGTGCTCTCAAAGAGATTTCTAAATTCACCAATCACACACTGt atgttcagcggcggcgtggctgcatcacgtcagacgagaggcttgaatctgcttttgacaactgggcagtgaatggagagggtttcattcagtttgatgctggagctcagaaatggaaagccctgtctccttctgcagaaatgattaaagattcgtggaacaGCCGTGAGTCTCGGAACGATTTCTTTGGACAATTCATCAATGAAGAATGTctagaaatgatccatcagatcaaattaagagaagcggaaaaaagaacag atctccgtgtgtttgccaaccctgttaacagaaccaaggcattgctgaagtgccacgtcaccagtactgacaaatcagtgcgttcagtgtctctgactgaagacggggcccccaaggcaaactggatcactgtaactggcccgttgccttctggggatggatcagtgatcctcatcctgacagctgaggtccccctgatccacaccaacatctatggctgtgttgtccaaacagaagacagaaccatcactgtcatgtggg atggaaacacacttgatggaagAGAAATTCTTTCCACAAGTGTCAGTTGGACACAAATTTTGAGCTGCgttctgtttttatgtgttcTTTTTCTAATCGGCACAACAGCACTGGTGCTCAAATGTATCAGTAAGTATCACTAcagtaaatgtaacatttaa
- the LOC130520637 gene encoding zinc-alpha-2-glycoprotein-like isoform X2: MNICLLFWILLPAAECGSHSLEFLSTGRVQPGSGPHFEQVTEFDGVVISHCDSGTQQEHFKPVLESHNLPGTCEVALNDAFGALKEISKFTNHTLYVQRRRGCITSDERLESAFDNWAVNGEGFIQFDAGAQKWKALSPSAEMIKDSWNSRESRNDFFGQFINEECLEMIHQIKLREAEKRTDLRVFANPVNRTKALLKCHVTSTDKSVRSVSLTEDGAPKANWITVTGPLPSGDGSVILILTAEVPLIHTNIYGCVVQTEDRTITVMWDGNTLDGREILSTSVSWTQILSCVLFLCVLFLIGTTALVLKCITRHSGC, from the exons atgaacatttgtcttctgttttggatcctgctcccagcagcagaatgcg gttcccattctcttgagttcttgtctacaggacgtgttcagcctggatctgggccccattttgaacaagttacagagtttgatggagttgtgatctctcactgtgacagtgggacacaacaagaacacttcaaacccgtcctggaatcccacaacttacctgggacctgtGAGGTGGCCCTTAATGATGCTTTTGGTGCTCTCAAAGAGATTTCTAAATTCACCAATCACACACTGt atgttcagcggcggcgtggctgcatcacgtcagacgagaggcttgaatctgcttttgacaactgggcagtgaatggagagggtttcattcagtttgatgctggagctcagaaatggaaagccctgtctccttctgcagaaatgattaaagattcgtggaacaGCCGTGAGTCTCGGAACGATTTCTTTGGACAATTCATCAATGAAGAATGTctagaaatgatccatcagatcaaattaagagaagcggaaaaaagaacag atctccgtgtgtttgccaaccctgttaacagaaccaaggcattgctgaagtgccacgtcaccagtactgacaaatcagtgcgttcagtgtctctgactgaagacggggcccccaaggcaaactggatcactgtaactggcccgttgccttctggggatggatcagtgatcctcatcctgacagctgaggtccccctgatccacaccaacatctatggctgtgttgtccaaacagaagacagaaccatcactgtcatgtggg atggaaacacacttgatggaagAGAAATTCTTTCCACAAGTGTCAGTTGGACACAAATTTTGAGCTGCgttctgtttttatgtgttcTTTTTCTAATCGGCACAACAGCACTGGTGCTCAAATGTATCA CCAGGCACTCTGGATGCTAA
- the LOC130520637 gene encoding class I histocompatibility antigen, Gogo-A*0101 alpha chain-like isoform X3 codes for MNICLLFWILLPAAECGSHSLEFLSTGRVQPGSGPHFEQVTEFDGVVISHCDSGTQQEHFKPVLESHNLPGTCEVALNDAFGALKEISKFTNHTLYVQRRRGCITSDERLESAFDNWAVNGEGFIQFDAGAQKWKALSPSAEMIKDSWNGYEARNHLFGQFIRRYCLEMIHQIKLKETEKRTDLRVFANPVNRTRALLKCHVTSTDKSVRSVSLTEDGAPKANWITVTGPLPSGDGSVILILTAEVPLIHTTSMAVLSKQKTEPSLSCGMETHLMDDTSFTSR; via the exons atgaacatttgtcttctgttttggatcctgctcccagcagcagaatgcg gttcccattctcttgagttcttgtctacaggacgtgttcagcctggatctgggccccattttgaacaagttacagagtttgatggagttgtgatctctcactgtgacagtgggacacaacaagaacacttcaaacccgtcctggaatcccacaacttacctgggacctgtGAGGTGGCCCTTAATGATGCTTTTGGTGCTCTCAAAGAGATTTCTAAATTCACCAATCACACACTGt atgttcaacggcggcgtggctgcatcacgtcagacgagaggcttgaatctgcttttgacaactgggcagtgaatggagagggtttcattcagtttgatgctggagctcagaaatggaaagccctgtctccttctgcagaaatgattaaagattcgtggaacgGCTATGAGGCTCGGAACCATTTGTTTGGACAATTCATCAGGAGATACTGTctagaaatgatccatcagatcaaattaaaagaaacggaaaaaagaacag atctccgtgtgtttgccaaccctgttaACAGAACCagggcattgctgaagtgccacgtcaccagtactgacaaatcagtgcgttcagtgtctctgactgaagacggggcccccaaggcaaactggatcactgtaactggcccgttgccttctggggatggatcagtgatcctcatcctgacagctgaggtccccctgatccacacaacatctatggctgtgttgtccaaacagaagacagaaccatcactgtcatgtggg atggaaacacacttgatggacGACACATCCTTTACATCCAGATGA